The following coding sequences are from one Dermacentor silvarum isolate Dsil-2018 chromosome 4, BIME_Dsil_1.4, whole genome shotgun sequence window:
- the LOC119450002 gene encoding cleavage and polyadenylation specificity factor subunit 3: MAASMDTPVDSPKRKADSQIPAEESDLLLIRPLGAGQEVGRSCIMLEFKGKRIMLDCGIHPGMSGLDALPYVDLIEADEIDLLLVSHFHLDHCGALPWFLQKTTFKGRCFMTHATKAIYRWLLADYIKVSNIGTEQMLYSESDLEASMEKIETINFHEEKDVNGIRFWCYNAGHVLGAAMFMIEIAGVKVLYTGDFSRQEDRHLMAAEIPNIHPDVLIIESTYGTHIHEKREEREARFTGLVHDIVNRGGRCLIPVFALGRAQELLLILDEYWSNHPELHDIPIYYASSLAKKCMAVYQTYVNAMNERIRRQITINNPFVFKHISNLKSIEHFEDIGPCVVMASPGMMQSGLSRELFESWCTDPKNGVIIAGYCVEGTLAKTILSEPEEITTMVGQKLPLKMSVDYISFSAHTDYQQTSEFIRTLKPPQIVLVHGEQNEMGRLKAAIVREYEDDLETRIEVHNPRNTQAVELHFRGEKTAKVMGSLAVQPPELGRQLSGVLVKRNFSYHLLAPADLGKYTDMVMSTVGQRMSISYTGSFQMLHFFLNQLSGDVEIVEGPKKALRVFGKVTIVQESLSMVVLEWNSSPVNDLFADAVITVVLRAQCSAVPAKSLPSTLVKVDRMHFTECLMETLAEMFGEDSVGKVVKGERMMVTVNDRCAHINLRSLEVQCEGDDVLQQIVSTAVTKLYNSMAPLKV, from the exons ATGGCTGCCTCTATGGACACGCCGGTGGACAGCCCGAAGAGAAAAGCAGATTCTCAAATTCCTGCTGAGGAAAGTGACCTACTATTAATACGACCGCTTGGCGCCGGCCAAGAAGTAGGGAGATCATGCATTATGCTTGAATTTAAGGGCAAGCGTATAATGTTGGACTGCGGCATACACCCCGGCATGTCCGGCTTGGACGCGTTGCCTTATGTTGATCTCATTGAGGCCGATGAAATTGACCTGCTGCTTGTGAGCCATTTCCACTTAGACCATTGTGGTGCACTGCCTTGGTTTCTGCAAAAGACCACTTTCAAAGGTCGCTGCTTCATGACGCATGCCACGAAGGCTATCTACCGGTGGCTGCTGGCGGACTACATCAAAGTGAGCAACATCGGCACCGAGCAAATGCTTTACTCCGAATCGGACCTGGAAGCGAGCATGGAGAAGATTGAAACTATTAACTTTCACGAGGAAAAGGACGTCAACGGGATTCGCTTCTGGTGTTACAACGCGGGCCACGTTTTGGGAGCTGCGATGTTCATGATAGAAATCGCCGGTGTCAAGGTTCTTTACACTGGCGACTTCTCGAGGCAGGAGGATCGGCACTTGATGGCTGCCGAAATACCGAACATCCACCCAGACGTGCTCATCATCGAGTCCACGTATGGCACTCACATCCATGAGAAACGTGAGGAGCGGGAAGCCCGCTTTACGGGTCTTGTACACGATATAGTCAACCGTGGTGGTCGCTGCCTCATACCTGTGTTCGCCCTGGGTAGAGCGCAAGAGCTTCTTCTTATCTTGGATGAGTACTGGTCCAACCATCCAGAGCTTCACGACATTCCCATCTACTACGCGTCGTCGCTGGCCAAGAAGTGCATGGCCGTCTATCAGACGTACGTAAACGCCATGAACGAGCGTATCCGCCGCCAGATCACCATCAACAACCCGTTCGTATTCAAGCACATTTCAAACTTGAAGAGCATCGAGCACTTCGAGGACATCGGGCCGTGCGTAGTCATGGCGAGCCCGGGAATGATGCAGAGTGGCCTGTCTCGGGAGCTTTTCGAGAGCTGGTGTACGGACCCAAAGAATGGCGTAATCATCGCAGGTTACTGCGTCGAAGGAACTCTGGCCAAAACTATTCTCTCCGAGCCTGAAGAGATTACCACTATGGTGGGCCAGAAGCTGCCACTCAAGATGAGTGTGGACTACATTTCGTTCTCAGCACACACTGACTACCAGCAGACAAGTGAGTTTATTCGGACACTGAAACCGCCGCAAATCGTTCTCGTGCATGGAGAACAAAATGAGATGGGACGCTTGAAGGCGGCCATTGTGCGCGAGTACGAGGACGATTTGGAAACGCGCATTGAGGTGCACAACCCACGCAACACACAAGCCGTTGAGCTTCACTTCCGTGGTGAAAAGACTGCCAAGGTGATGGGCTCACTTGCTGTGCAGCCGCCTGAGCTAGGACGTCAGCTTTCAGGTGTGTTAGTGAAACGGAACTTCAGTTACCACCTGTTGGCTCCAGCTGACCTTGGCAAGTACACAGACATGGTCATGAGCACCGTGGGGCAGCGAATGAGCATTAGCTACACAGGTTCTTTTCAG atGCTTCACTTTTTTCTGAATCAGCTATCTGGGGACGTTGAAATCGTGGAAGGTCCAAAGAAGGCGTTACGTGTGTTCGGAAAAGTGACAATCGTCCAAGAGTCTCTAAGCATGGTCGTTCTGGAGTGGAACTCTAGTCCTGTCAACGACCTGTTTGCAGATGCTGTCATCACAGTTGTGCTGCGGGCACAGTGTTCAGCAGTTCCCGCCAAAAGCCTGCCTTCCACTCTGGTAAAGGTTGACCGCATGCACTTCACAGAGTGCCTGATGGAGACATTGGCTGAAATGTTTGGCGAGGACTCTGTTGGTAAAGTGGTCAAGGGAGAACGTATGATGGTCACTGTCAACGACAGGTGTGCACACATTAACTTGAGGAGCCTTGAGGTTCAGTGCGAAGGAGATGATGTATTGCAACAGATTGTCTCGACAGCAGTCACAAAGTTGTACAACTCCATGGCACCACTTAAGGTGTGA
- the LOC119450004 gene encoding serine/threonine-protein phosphatase 2A regulatory subunit B'' subunit alpha, with amino-acid sequence MSEPARLLPLHDAPRPVEVEVHRLKCSHRTPFCMASHPNDGAGGPSEKTGDQDDSGGGGAGVARVASLVASLSVLSTEVDSDLVANVSAELCTIGRRQLKPQDMERIVKVCRLPLYLKFPMYQAISKTPTRQTILEFCRKMHQVAGKDRLSKVVFVLTKGRRTFLQPGDFRDLIQDLIDTHGGLSFLKEVTRSHSVYIDTVVARLFFEVGKTWTWRLGMAELRRSDFLSQLDALELHNDFMNVEGAFSYKDAYVIHMMFNSLDKDNDRLLNRVDLTRYEKGALVPKAIDRVFDLLSTSAMTYVDFVVFLLAEKDKSHPRSIEYWFNRLDLDGDGKITMYELETFFHEQYDRVSLLLNDPVSFEDVYRQMIDLVKPKSSSIFALSDLKRCALASVFFNTFINTYEFIHHEVFDPFDTERSRNGFTQWDRFAKSTFSLLMEESEKDDSSDDDLP; translated from the exons ATGTCGGAGCCCGCCCGCCTGCTGCCGCTGCACGACG CTCCTCGTCCGGTGGAGGTCGAAGTACACCGCctgaaatgcagccaccgcacgCCATTCTGCATGGCGTCCCACCCGAACGATGGCGCCGGCGGCCCCTCCGAGAAGACCGGCGACCAGGATGACAGCGGGGGTGGCGGTGCAGGAGTGGCCAGGGTAGCGTCCCTAGTCGCCAGCCTCAGCGTGCTCTCGACCGAGGTGGACTCTGACCTGGTCGCCAACGTGTCCGCCGAACTGTGCACGATCGGACGGCGCCAGCTGAAACCCCAAGACATGGAGAGGATCGTAAAGGTCTGCAGATTGCCCCTGTACCTCAAGTTTCCCATGTACCAGGCCATCTCCAAGACACCCACTAGACAGACTATACTCGAGTTCTGCCGCAAGATGCACCAAGTCGCCGGCAAAGACAGACTGTCCAAAGTGGTGTTCGTGCTGACCAAGGGCCGTCGTACTTTCCTGCAGCCCGGTGACTTCAGGGACCTCATTCAGGACCTCATCGACACCCACGGCGGACTCTCGTTTCTGAAGGAAGTGACCAGGTCACACAGCGTGTACATCGATACCGTCGTTGCTCGACTGTTCTTCGAGGTCGGGAAGACGTGGACATGGCGCCTCGGCATGGCAGAGCTCCGGCGCAGTGACTTCCTCTCGCAGCTTGACGCTCTGGAACTCCACAACGACTTTATGAACGTGGAAGGAGCATTTTCGTACAAAGACGCCTACGTCATTCACATGATGTTCAACTCACTAGACAAGGACAACGATCGCTTGTTAAACAGAGTAGACCTGACGCGATACGAAAAAGGCGCCCTAGTGCCCAAGGCAATCGACCGAGTGTTTGACTTACTGAGCACGTCAGCCATGACATACGTTGATTTCGTCGTCTTCCTGCTTGCTGAGAAGGACAAGTCGCATCCAAGGAGCATAGAGTACTGGTTCAACCGGCTAGATCTTGACGGCGACGGTAAAATCACGATGTACGAACTCGAGACGTTCTTCCATGAGCAGTACGACCGCGTGTCGCTGCTATTGAACGATCCAGTGTCGTTCGAAGACGTCTATCGACAAATGATTGATTTGGTAAAACCCAAGTCATCTAGCATTTTCGCTCTGTCCGACCTCAAACGGTGTGCGCTTGCCTCTGTGTTTTTCAACACTTTCATTAACACCTACGAGTTCATTCATCACGAGGTCTTCGACCCTTTCGACACAGAGCGTTCGCGCAATGGTTTTACACAGTGGGATCGGTTTGCCAAGTCGACGTTCAGTCTTCTCATGGAAGAAAGCGAAAAGGATGACTCCTCCGATGACGACCTGCCTTAA
- the LOC119450005 gene encoding beta-1,4-galactosyltransferase galt-1: MGTSENVLCNRCVQSSPHRWKARCANRAVKRLTLLAAALSVAPAAYFFLPLLSGKANKYTCQNRNHGNITATIRAFDARLAGKLRENDSGQETVYEDDDAWVRILPHTYVYSAYMDDSEPQNCQVRLVSVVSRDAVKYTSVQCWLSVGSAIFLSDASLEVLPEHHRLPYAAAFFLCPVKFPSEVRNQPNMRVALGTNWNTTTPQWFKVHNRRQHPLRFCSVCIRPMVELYSALASITEFVAYYVSMGVAHFNIYLCQVPREVEVLLSHLRDHGKVDIRLHRWNLPLNDSSILAYGQMAAIQDCLYRSRLTSEYILNVDFDEFLVSKTRNRLTDALLEIETSVGKNSLGSVLVKNQFFCYEYPFNAAYLRQKPPMLSRILFFREANVWKHYERSKYAARASAVVAGGVHFVWKHAKGAREVAISESVMVMHHYRSCCGVGKSNFWGTSYPEFLGEEDVVVDKSLYAVSARLVNSDVIASVKELMEESTTEPPLYTD, translated from the exons ATGGGGACGTCGGAGAACGTTCTCTGCAACCGCTGTGTGCAATCCTCTCCACATCGCTG GAAAGCAAGATGCGCCAACAGAGCCGTCAAAAGGCTCACACTACTGGCAGCGGCCCTGTCTGTTGCGCCGGCAGCGTACTTCTTTCTTCCATTGCTCAGCGGCAAAG CCAACAAGTACACGTGCCAAAACCGAAACCACGGAAACATCACAGCCACCATCCGAGCGTTCGACGCTCGGCTCGCTGGAAAGCTCCGGGAAAATGACTCTGGCCAGGAGACGGTGTACGAGGACGACGACGCGTGGGTCCGAATTTTGCCACACACTTACGTCTACTCGGCGTACATGGACGATTCGGAGCCACAGAACTGCCAGGTGCGCCTCGTCAGCGTGGTGTCGAGAGACGCCGTGAAATATACGTCAGTACAGTGCTGGCTGAGCGTCGGATCGGCCATTTTCCTGTCCGACGCGAGCCTGGAAGTCCTGCCCGAACACCACAGGCTCCCGTACGCGGCGGCATTCTTCCTGTGCCCAGTGAAATTCCCTTCCGAAGTGAGGAACCAGCCGAACATGAGGGTTGCCCTCGGCACAAACTGGAACACGACTACGCCCCAGTGGTTCAAAGTGCACAACCGCCGCCAGCATCCCCTCAGGTTTTGCTCCGTCTGCATTCGTCCGATGGTGGAGCTTTACAGCGCGCTGGCTTCGATCACCGAGTTTGTAGCCTATTACGTGTCGATGGGCGTAGCGCATTTTAACATCTACCTGTGCCAGGTGCCGCGGGAAGTGGAAGTCCTGTTGTCGCACCTGCGAGACCACGGCAAGGTAGACATCCGGCTACACCGGTGGAACCTGCCGTTGAACGACTCTTCCATATTGGCGTACGGTCAAATGGCGGCTATCCAGGACTGTCTCTACCGCTCCAGGCTGACGTCAGAGTACATCCTTAACGTCGACTTCGACGAATTCCTAGTCTCCAAGACGAGGAACAGGCTGACCGACGCGCTACTGGAAATCGAAACCTCGGTCGGCAAGAACTCCTTGGGGAGCGTTTTGGTTAAGAACCAGTTTTTCTGCTATGAGTACCCATTCAACGCCGCTTACCTCCGCCAGAAGCCGCCAATGCTCTCTCGTATTCTGTTCTTCCGCGAAGCCAATGTCTGGAAGCATTACGAGCGCTCAAAGTACGCCGCCAGAGCAAGCGCAGTGGTCGCAGGCGGAGTGCACTTTGTctggaagcacgcaaaaggtgcgaGAGAAGTTGCCATCTCCGAGTCTGTCATGGTCATGCACCACTACAGGTCCTGCTGCGGCGTCGGGAAGAGCAACTTCTGGGGCACCTCGTACCCGGAGTTCTTGGGCGAAGAGGACGTGGTCGTTGACAAGTCGCTATACGCGGTTTCTGCGAGGCTGGTTAATTCGGACGTAATCGCGTCAGTCAAGGAACTGATGGAGGAATCAACAACCGAGCCACCCCTCTACACCGACTGA